The window GTTTATGCTCAAGTCCGCCCCCAAAGCTTTACCGTCAGAAGCGCCCAACTTAGACATTCCTCGACTCAGCGAGTTCGAGCGTATCCCCACTAGCGCTAAGTTGCTCGTTCAACAGCCCACCGAATCTAAACCCAGTCTCATCCAAACCCCTCAAGACACTCAGCCAAATTCCCCCATTAACGAAACTACACCCGATGCTTCCGAGGCGGAAGAAGAAATTGAGATTGTTATAACGGGAGAGCAAGATCTTATCCCGCAAACGTCTGCTCCAGAGTACAGAATCACTGAACAAGAAATCCAAAAGCAAGGCGCTGATAGTGCAGCAGAAGTATTGAGGGGTTTACCCGGATTTGCCATTAATGATGTGGGTTTTGGAGCCGATATTCATACAGGGACTTACTACCGAGGAGCTTCTATCAATCAGTCCGTTTTCTTAATCAACGGCAGACCTATCGGCACTAATATCAACACATATCATGGTGCGACTGACCTCAATAGCCTTCCAGTTGGGGCAATTGAACAGGTGGAATTATCCAGTGGTACGAGTTCCACTTTGTACGGTTCAGAAGCCTTTGGGGGAGTGGTCAATATTGTTACAAAACAAGGTCAAGAAGTTCCCCAACTCAATCTTGGAGTGCAATATGGCTCTTACGAACAGTTGAATTATCGAGCGAGTTATGGCGGTTCCACGGGTTCGTTAAGGTTCAACTTCGGCTACGAGCAAAACCAGGCAGATAACCGCTATCGTGTCCCAGTAGGTGCCGCTAATCGTGATTCAGAGGGGCGTTTGTTTAACGGAGACACGGCTGTTAGCAATTACTTTGGTAATCTCGCGCTCGATTTAAATCCAAGAAATACTGTTAGTTTGGATGCTTACAAAATTACCAGTCGTCGGGGTTTACTTTATTTCGGTTTCCCCTTGCAAAGAGACCGATTAGACCACGATGCATTCAACATCGGTCTATCTTGGAAAACCTTACTCGGTGGCGGTGATGATTCTATCCTCAGAACAACACTCGCGTACAACCAAGATTACTTCAACACCTATGGCCCGACTCAAAACATTTATTACCGTACAGGTACGCTGAATTCACAATCTCTTACCGGGAGAGTAGAACATCAGTGGCAAATCACCCCGAACTACAAGCTGACTTGGGGAGTTGATTTACAAAATCAAATGTTAAAGGGTGAGACGTTGAGTACAGTTCCCAACCGAATTGCCTTAAATGAAACTGAAAATAGAGATAGGTTTCATACCGCCCTATTTGCTTTAAATACCTGGAAACTTACCGATGCATTCCAGATAGATTTGGGACTGAGACAGAACTTTAATAGTGAGTTTGGTAGTTATTTAAATCCTAGTGTAGGAACGCGATGGGCTGTTACTCCATCTGTTGCCGTGCGTGGGAGTTGGGTTTCCGTTCAACGCAATCCTGGTTTAGACCAGTTGTATGTCTATGACACGGT of the Allocoleopsis franciscana PCC 7113 genome contains:
- a CDS encoding TonB-dependent receptor plug domain-containing protein; translated protein: MKLHLLAPSLFLLSWTIAPIARAQTNSLTTTDIIQTDTIANAQPEPFMLKSAPKALPSEAPNLDIPRLSEFERIPTSAKLLVQQPTESKPSLIQTPQDTQPNSPINETTPDASEAEEEIEIVITGEQDLIPQTSAPEYRITEQEIQKQGADSAAEVLRGLPGFAINDVGFGADIHTGTYYRGASINQSVFLINGRPIGTNINTYHGATDLNSLPVGAIEQVELSSGTSSTLYGSEAFGGVVNIVTKQGQEVPQLNLGVQYGSYEQLNYRASYGGSTGSLRFNFGYEQNQADNRYRVPVGAANRDSEGRLFNGDTAVSNYFGNLALDLNPRNTVSLDAYKITSRRGLLYFGFPLQRDRLDHDAFNIGLSWKTLLGGGDDSILRTTLAYNQDYFNTYGPTQNIYYRTGTLNSQSLTGRVEHQWQITPNYKLTWGVDLQNQMLKGETLSTVPNRIALNETENRDRFHTALFALNTWKLTDAFQIDLGLRQNFNSEFGSYLNPSVGTRWAVTPSVAVRGSWVSVQRNPGLDQLYVYDTVHNWLPNPDLESETGSSWTTGIDVAFSPSLTGQFTYFGNRLNDRIAIQAGRWANIGLVNTNGFEAALRWQMTSEFSTFFNYTYTDAKIETGSEKGLQLAMIPYSVAQLGIGYASAGWQLNLFASYNSGARRAFFNRPDESTTDFISSWVNLDLSARIPVTRNIGVVVYLENLADVTYEKANRIYQPGLTFRIGLQSSF